One window of Mesorhizobium sp. PAMC28654 genomic DNA carries:
- a CDS encoding SIR2 family protein → MRFLSNGPSIPDDLLIARDAGDVIFFCGAGVSRHRAGLPDFLKLGGDVIDLLGAGEKSLARKLFQRIREIGPMDGVGGLVATDRIFSLLEREFEQKDVQAAVARAIRPADGADLSAHRTLIDLSRGRDGTVRLVTTNFDRLFEQSVDGIACSGPPMLPNPRSASFEGIIHLHGRVNADYTGPSDEEFIVSSADFGRAYLSDGWATRFMQSLLARFQIVFVGYAADDPPVQYLLEALNLHAGNRSRLFAFQPGSNIDDAALWEHRGVRAIPFDNSKSFDPLWDTLAAWAERARDVESWYANLLAAAAAGPAALDPHVRGQIAHVLSTREGARRISIADTPLPASWLLVLDPQQRFDKPGLADPYGESTERIDPYASLSLDFDTPPQPDEGDDDVLRDRAIPDRSWDAFVQTRYDQDDIQNSSFGDFSGERAPASGALSTRLNHLGIWFQRVAHQPIALWWAAGRGPLHPHIVDMIQARLRQEPDPWPDDVRRGWRFLIESWSDRRVDPNQGYFDLTHRVQREGWSEARVRDYADLFRPQLKVRRKFAGRHPLSWLDTNRPNPFLSFDVEYPRPYQLLNIPNQSLAYAVSSFRENLDLARSLEAEISGSDHIYMHSTRPDDGGAPIAYDSYGVTGPIALFQQLMGRLVEVAPAAARAEIARWPEQDHYIFGRLRIWAAGLQITPPAEAADMLLGFPDDIFWGSEQQRDLLFAIRDRWNNFSEPDRVRFEGRLRTTAFPWSDSTRGGKARAEAHHRLDRLHWLASQGVAFSFDFDTEIAALRRVADGWSERSGQEAVNSNAPVVRSVDTDADPSTLEHGPIGDLLERARQADQSDFFDPVERRPFNGLSEAKPARALAALGQAARKGEIPVSFWSAFLYAENRKTDRPRLVRSIAARLTSLSPEALSSIAYPVSEWLQGLSERVYGELAPLLDCIWEPLLVALPVREENRKHRVDSSWANDALNAPVGKLAQLLMKDPAAKERDLGGEFPAAWTTKQEQLLKLSGDMRRHALVMLGFQINWLYAIAPQWTEQHLLAIATNEDDDGDALWDGILWAARAPSRPLYELLKPGLLARAMSPMRRRAEATVIWTCFGKVESGLLIRRRFARTASG, encoded by the coding sequence ATGCGATTTCTTTCCAACGGTCCTTCGATCCCAGATGATCTGCTGATAGCGCGCGACGCGGGCGACGTTATTTTCTTTTGCGGAGCTGGCGTATCTCGACATCGCGCCGGTCTACCTGATTTTCTCAAACTCGGCGGCGATGTGATCGACCTGCTCGGCGCCGGCGAGAAGAGTCTCGCCCGTAAGCTATTTCAGCGCATTCGCGAAATCGGCCCAATGGATGGCGTCGGAGGGCTTGTTGCTACCGACCGCATCTTCAGCTTGCTCGAACGTGAGTTCGAGCAGAAGGACGTCCAGGCGGCGGTCGCGCGCGCGATACGTCCTGCTGATGGCGCCGACCTGAGCGCCCACCGCACCTTGATAGACCTGTCCCGCGGAAGGGATGGCACAGTGCGGTTAGTCACGACCAATTTCGACCGGCTGTTCGAGCAATCCGTCGATGGGATCGCCTGCTCGGGGCCGCCGATGCTGCCTAATCCGCGCAGCGCGTCCTTCGAGGGGATCATTCATCTCCACGGCCGCGTCAATGCCGACTACACCGGGCCGAGTGACGAGGAGTTTATCGTCTCGAGCGCAGATTTCGGTCGCGCCTATTTGTCCGATGGCTGGGCGACGCGGTTCATGCAGTCGCTGCTTGCACGTTTCCAGATCGTCTTCGTCGGCTATGCCGCCGACGATCCGCCCGTCCAGTATTTGCTCGAGGCACTCAACCTGCACGCCGGCAATCGCAGTCGGCTATTCGCATTTCAGCCGGGTAGCAACATCGATGACGCGGCGCTCTGGGAGCATCGCGGTGTCCGCGCGATCCCGTTCGACAACAGCAAGAGTTTCGATCCGCTCTGGGACACCCTCGCCGCATGGGCCGAGCGCGCACGCGATGTAGAGAGCTGGTATGCCAATCTGCTTGCGGCCGCCGCCGCCGGCCCCGCAGCACTTGATCCGCATGTTCGAGGGCAGATCGCTCACGTCCTTTCGACGCGCGAAGGCGCCCGGCGTATCAGCATCGCTGACACGCCGCTGCCCGCTTCGTGGCTGCTCGTGCTCGATCCACAGCAACGCTTCGACAAGCCCGGCCTCGCCGACCCCTATGGCGAGTCGACCGAGCGCATCGATCCCTATGCCAGCCTCTCGCTTGATTTCGACACGCCGCCGCAGCCCGACGAGGGTGATGATGACGTGCTACGCGACCGCGCTATCCCGGATCGCTCCTGGGACGCTTTTGTGCAGACGCGATACGATCAAGACGACATACAGAATTCAAGCTTCGGCGATTTCAGCGGCGAGCGCGCACCGGCTAGCGGCGCGCTCAGCACAAGACTCAATCATCTCGGCATCTGGTTCCAGCGCGTTGCGCATCAACCGATCGCGCTCTGGTGGGCGGCCGGGCGCGGGCCACTTCACCCGCACATTGTCGATATGATTCAAGCCCGGCTCCGGCAGGAGCCCGACCCCTGGCCCGATGACGTTCGACGGGGCTGGCGCTTCCTGATCGAGAGTTGGTCTGACCGCCGAGTCGACCCCAATCAGGGCTATTTCGATCTCACCCATAGGGTTCAGCGTGAAGGCTGGTCCGAGGCGCGAGTGCGAGATTATGCTGACCTGTTCCGGCCGCAGCTCAAAGTCAGGCGTAAGTTCGCCGGCCGCCATCCTCTTTCATGGTTGGACACCAATCGTCCCAATCCTTTCCTTTCGTTCGACGTCGAATATCCACGCCCTTATCAGTTGCTCAACATCCCCAATCAGAGCTTGGCCTACGCCGTCAGTAGTTTCCGCGAGAACCTCGACCTTGCTCGTTCACTCGAGGCAGAAATCTCTGGCAGCGACCATATTTACATGCACTCGACGCGTCCAGACGATGGTGGCGCGCCGATCGCCTATGACAGTTACGGGGTGACCGGCCCGATCGCGCTGTTCCAGCAGTTGATGGGCCGTCTGGTCGAGGTTGCGCCGGCAGCGGCGCGGGCGGAGATCGCGCGGTGGCCTGAACAGGATCACTATATTTTCGGGAGGCTGCGCATCTGGGCGGCCGGGTTGCAGATCACGCCGCCGGCCGAAGCAGCGGACATGCTCTTGGGGTTTCCCGACGACATCTTCTGGGGATCGGAGCAACAACGCGATCTGCTCTTCGCGATCCGCGATCGCTGGAATAACTTTTCGGAGCCCGATCGCGTGCGCTTCGAGGGCCGACTGCGCACGACGGCCTTTCCTTGGTCAGATAGCACGCGCGGTGGCAAGGCGCGCGCTGAAGCCCATCATCGCCTCGACCGCCTGCATTGGCTGGCAAGCCAGGGTGTGGCCTTTTCGTTTGATTTCGATACCGAGATCGCGGCTCTCCGCCGGGTAGCTGACGGCTGGTCCGAGCGCTCGGGCCAAGAGGCCGTGAATTCCAATGCACCGGTAGTCCGCAGCGTCGACACAGACGCCGATCCGAGCACGCTGGAGCACGGGCCGATCGGCGATCTCCTCGAGCGAGCGCGCCAGGCCGACCAATCGGATTTCTTCGATCCCGTCGAGCGTCGGCCTTTCAATGGTCTCTCGGAAGCAAAGCCCGCGCGCGCGCTTGCCGCCCTCGGCCAGGCGGCGCGCAAGGGTGAAATACCGGTCTCGTTCTGGTCGGCATTCCTCTATGCCGAGAACCGCAAGACCGACCGGCCGCGTCTCGTGCGCTCGATCGCCGCACGGCTCACTTCTCTGTCGCCCGAGGCGCTTAGCTCCATCGCCTATCCCGTGTCGGAGTGGCTGCAAGGTCTCAGCGAACGGGTTTATGGCGAACTCGCCCCGCTACTCGACTGTATATGGGAGCCGCTCCTCGTGGCCCTGCCAGTCCGCGAGGAGAACCGTAAGCACCGCGTCGACAGTAGCTGGGCGAATGACGCGCTCAACGCCCCGGTCGGTAAGCTCGCCCAGCTCTTGATGAAAGACCCGGCAGCCAAGGAACGCGATCTCGGTGGAGAATTCCCCGCCGCATGGACGACCAAGCAGGAGCAATTGCTGAAGCTGTCCGGCGATATGCGCCGGCATGCGCTGGTGATGCTCGGGTTCCAGATCAATTGGCTCTATGCCATTGCGCCGCAATGGACCGAGCAGCATCTCCTGGCGATCGCCACGAACGAAGATGACGATGGCGATGCGCTGTGGGACGGCATCCTATGGGCGGCGCGAGCACCGAGCCGACCGCTATATGAGCTGCTCAAGCCCGGTTTGCTGGCGCGAGCGATGTCGCCGATGCGGCGACGCGCCGAGGCCACTGTTATTTGGACTTGCTTCGGTAAAGTGGAGAGCGGGTTGCTCATTCGGCGGCGTTTCGCTCGAACTGCATCGGGCTGA
- a CDS encoding DUF2293 domain-containing protein: MSGDDQPKPSSSRTFSVDVVMQHMRIHHPGCPKKTCLTITARVSARDWKGLKLGAAIGIELQKHIRHSFTDYDDLLRSKMMTREEARTFIAPHVEEVLRAWKRPALKLRLVHRQGDV, encoded by the coding sequence ATGTCAGGTGACGACCAGCCCAAACCGAGTTCCTCTAGGACTTTTTCGGTCGATGTTGTGATGCAACACATGCGTATCCATCATCCAGGTTGTCCTAAGAAGACGTGTCTCACGATAACTGCACGGGTGAGCGCCAGAGATTGGAAAGGCCTGAAACTGGGTGCTGCAATCGGCATCGAATTGCAGAAACATATCCGGCATTCTTTTACCGACTACGACGATCTGCTCCGATCCAAGATGATGACTCGCGAGGAGGCGCGGACTTTCATTGCGCCGCACGTTGAGGAGGTTCTTCGAGCTTGGAAAAGACCTGCGCTGAAGCTCCGATTGGTGCATCGGCAGGGAGATGTCTGA
- a CDS encoding IS5 family transposase: protein MWTDITRAKHARKGLRYSSDLTDAEWMVLGPLLPPRSALGRPPKWSQRSIMEGVFYVLRSGLPWRMLPRDLPPVSTVQRYFYAWRDSGLWTTINHLLLMAVRVAAGREASPSAGVIDSQSVKTTESGGLCGYDAGKKIKGRKRHILTDTLGLLVAAIVHTADIQDRDGAPEVLASIRESFPWLRHVFADGGYAGEKLQTALRGKGGWTLEIIKRSDAAKGFVLLPRRWVVERTFAWFGRNRRLSKDFEETIESSTAWLLLASVQLMTRRIANQ, encoded by the coding sequence ATGTGGACTGATATCACCCGCGCCAAGCATGCCCGAAAGGGACTACGTTATTCAAGTGATTTGACGGACGCGGAATGGATGGTTCTGGGACCGCTGCTTCCGCCTCGCTCGGCGCTTGGCCGGCCGCCGAAATGGTCGCAGCGGTCTATCATGGAGGGCGTGTTTTATGTGCTGCGTAGCGGTCTGCCTTGGCGAATGCTGCCCAGGGACTTGCCGCCGGTATCGACCGTGCAGCGCTATTTCTACGCTTGGCGCGACAGCGGCCTTTGGACCACGATCAACCACCTGCTGCTGATGGCCGTGCGTGTCGCCGCAGGTCGGGAGGCGTCGCCCAGCGCCGGCGTAATCGACAGCCAAAGCGTGAAAACCACTGAAAGCGGCGGGCTTTGCGGCTACGATGCGGGCAAGAAGATCAAAGGCCGAAAGCGCCATATCCTGACCGACACCTTGGGCCTGCTGGTCGCGGCGATCGTCCATACCGCTGACATCCAGGACCGAGACGGCGCCCCCGAGGTTCTGGCTTCCATTCGGGAAAGCTTCCCCTGGCTGCGCCACGTCTTCGCCGATGGCGGCTACGCCGGTGAAAAACTCCAGACCGCGCTCAGGGGAAAAGGTGGCTGGACCCTCGAAATCATCAAGCGATCCGACGCCGCAAAAGGCTTCGTCCTGCTGCCGCGCCGGTGGGTGGTCGAGCGAACTTTCGCCTGGTTCGGCCGCAACCGCCGCCTGTCCAAGGACTTCGAGGAGACCATCGAAAGCTCCACCGCCTGGCTGCTCCTCGCATCCGTTCAACTCATGACACGGCGGATCGCAAACCAATGA
- a CDS encoding XRE family transcriptional regulator: protein MNTPTGRPNANTKIAKFIDGRIDQLKGRKSQKDVAVEAGFTNVNVLSMMKSGVTKIPFDRVPGLAKALECDPARLFLLALEQHFESSALVAIKQIFGTVVSENEVSWIEALRKASDNTDPPLTAKRAKILRAIFGKIGPYPGQ, encoded by the coding sequence ATGAATACACCTACGGGTCGTCCAAATGCGAATACAAAAATCGCGAAATTCATAGATGGCCGCATCGACCAGCTGAAGGGCAGGAAAAGCCAGAAAGACGTCGCTGTCGAAGCTGGGTTCACCAACGTCAATGTCCTCTCGATGATGAAGTCGGGCGTCACCAAAATTCCGTTCGACCGCGTTCCCGGATTGGCGAAAGCGCTGGAGTGCGACCCTGCGAGACTTTTCCTCCTGGCGCTCGAGCAGCATTTTGAAAGCAGCGCGTTGGTGGCGATCAAGCAGATATTCGGAACTGTTGTGAGCGAGAACGAGGTGTCCTGGATTGAGGCGCTTCGCAAAGCGTCCGACAACACTGATCCTCCCTTAACTGCGAAGCGGGCAAAGATCTTGCGCGCAATTTTTGGGAAGATTGGACCATACCCTGGTCAATGA
- a CDS encoding LysR family transcriptional regulator produces the protein MAALRNPGGISGGYDETPGDGETLLRSGLSLRHMRMIVALDDHGRVSAAAQVMNISQPAASRMIAEMEAVLDVKLCERLPRGITLTPYGKALARRARSILLEMREVDREISELKAGKGGSVFLGAVTAPAIELAVPAIREIRRIYPRIEITIQVETSNVLARELIATRHDFIIARIPDDLNPRLFESRVIGVEKACLIVRRGHPLTKGKAVGLAETAAYDWVFQSGGSPLRQAMESNFLNRDIALPDRILNTSSLLLTLVMVAQSDAIAPVSVQVAKFIQNPDGLAGAIDVVQTEFDIEVRPYSLITVKNRVLSPAAKMLHDFILREVG, from the coding sequence ATGGCGGCGTTGCGGAATCCAGGTGGAATTTCAGGTGGTTACGACGAGACGCCAGGCGATGGCGAGACCCTGCTGCGCAGCGGTCTCAGCCTGCGCCATATGCGCATGATCGTTGCCCTCGACGACCATGGAAGGGTAAGCGCGGCAGCGCAGGTCATGAACATCTCGCAGCCAGCGGCGTCGCGCATGATCGCCGAGATGGAAGCGGTGCTCGATGTAAAGCTGTGCGAGAGGCTGCCGCGCGGCATCACGCTGACGCCCTACGGCAAGGCGCTGGCGAGGCGCGCCCGCTCGATCCTGCTCGAGATGCGTGAGGTCGACCGCGAGATATCCGAGCTCAAGGCAGGCAAGGGCGGCTCCGTGTTCCTGGGCGCGGTGACGGCGCCGGCGATCGAACTGGCCGTGCCGGCGATCCGCGAAATACGGCGCATCTATCCACGCATCGAGATCACCATACAGGTCGAGACCTCCAACGTGCTGGCGCGCGAACTGATAGCCACGCGCCATGATTTCATCATCGCGCGCATCCCCGACGATCTTAATCCGCGGCTGTTCGAATCCCGTGTGATCGGCGTCGAGAAGGCGTGTCTGATCGTGCGCCGTGGCCACCCGCTCACCAAGGGCAAGGCGGTTGGGCTGGCGGAGACCGCCGCCTATGACTGGGTCTTCCAGTCGGGCGGCTCGCCGCTGCGGCAAGCCATGGAAAGCAACTTTCTGAACCGCGACATCGCATTGCCGGATCGCATCCTCAACACCAGCTCGCTGCTGCTCACCCTGGTCATGGTCGCGCAATCGGATGCCATCGCCCCGGTGTCGGTGCAGGTGGCGAAATTCATCCAGAATCCCGACGGGCTGGCCGGCGCCATCGACGTGGTCCAGACCGAATTCGACATCGAGGTCAGGCCCTACAGCCTGATCACGGTGAAGAACCGCGTGCTATCGCCGGCAGCCAAGATGCTGCACGATTTCATTCTGCGAGAGGTCGGATGA
- the chvE gene encoding multiple monosaccharide ABC transporter substrate-binding protein — protein MKIIKTLVAALAVSIAAMSATAYAADKGLVGVLMPTKTSQRWINDGDAVKSQLEALGYTVDLQYAQDDIPNQLSQLENEITKGPKALIIASIDGTTLSDALQKAADAGVVVVAYDRLIKKTKNVDYYTTFDNFGVGVIQANSLVKGLKERFPNTKPWNVELFGGSPDDNNAFFFYNGAISVLKPLIDDGSIKIKSGQTGMDKVGTLRWLAATAQARMDNLLSANYSDGSRVDGVLSPYDGLSRGITASLRAVGYGTEAQPWPIVTGQDAETASVKLIITGEQYSTVFKDTRDLAKATVQLVDKVLSGGKPDGLDEKTYNNDVKVVPSILLTPHEVDKSNYQKLVVDSGYIKAEDLK, from the coding sequence GTGAAAATCATCAAGACGTTAGTCGCCGCCTTGGCGGTCAGCATCGCGGCCATGTCGGCCACCGCCTACGCAGCCGACAAAGGCCTGGTCGGCGTGCTGATGCCCACCAAGACCTCGCAGCGCTGGATCAATGACGGCGATGCCGTCAAGTCCCAGCTCGAGGCTCTCGGCTACACTGTCGACCTGCAGTACGCGCAGGACGACATCCCCAACCAGCTCAGCCAGCTGGAAAACGAAATCACCAAGGGCCCGAAGGCGCTGATCATCGCCTCGATCGACGGAACCACTTTGTCGGACGCGCTGCAGAAGGCCGCTGACGCAGGCGTCGTCGTCGTCGCCTATGACCGCCTGATCAAGAAGACCAAGAATGTCGACTACTACACCACCTTCGACAATTTCGGCGTCGGCGTGATCCAGGCCAATTCACTGGTCAAGGGCCTCAAGGAGCGCTTCCCGAACACCAAGCCTTGGAACGTCGAACTGTTCGGCGGCTCGCCGGACGACAACAACGCCTTCTTCTTCTACAATGGCGCGATTTCCGTCCTGAAGCCGCTGATCGACGACGGCTCGATCAAGATCAAGTCCGGCCAGACCGGCATGGACAAGGTCGGCACTCTGCGTTGGCTGGCGGCCACCGCCCAGGCGCGCATGGACAACCTGCTCTCGGCGAACTACTCGGACGGCAGCCGCGTCGATGGCGTTCTGTCGCCCTATGATGGCCTGTCGCGCGGCATCACCGCCTCGCTGCGCGCCGTCGGCTACGGCACGGAAGCACAGCCCTGGCCGATCGTGACCGGTCAGGACGCCGAGACCGCCTCGGTCAAACTGATCATCACGGGCGAACAGTACTCGACCGTATTCAAGGACACCCGTGACCTCGCCAAGGCCACTGTCCAGCTGGTCGACAAGGTGCTCTCGGGCGGCAAGCCCGACGGCCTCGACGAAAAGACCTACAATAACGACGTCAAGGTCGTTCCGTCGATCCTGTTGACGCCGCATGAAGTCGACAAGTCGAACTACCAGAAGCTGGTCGTCGACTCCGGCTACATCAAGGCCGAAGACCTGAAGTAA
- the mmsA gene encoding multiple monosaccharide ABC transporter ATP-binding protein encodes MMTTILEMRDITKTFPGVKALSNVNLSVEEGEIHAVVGENGAGKSTLMKVLSGVYPSGTYDGQIIFQGQECQFKGIQDSEHKGIVIIHQELALVPMLSIAENIFLGNEHAKFGVIDWDANEERTSALLKKVGLREDPKTLITNIGVGKQQLVEIAKALSKEVKLLILDEPTASLSEKDSQALLDLLLEFKRQGMTSILISHKLNEINRVADKVTVIRDGRTIETLAKKDISEDRIITSMVGRSLDDRYPPREPKIGEVVFEVKNWSVYHPIHAERQVIKGIDINVRKGEVVGIAGLMGAGRTEFAMSLFGRSYGRRISGEVLLKGKPIDVSSVSKAVQHGIAYVTEDRKTYGLNLIDHIKHNITLANLGGVSRHSVIDDLRELAVANDYRKKTNIRASSVYQLTGNLSGGNQQKVVLSKWLFADPEVLILDEPTRGIDVGAKYEIYTIIARLASEGKAIVVISSEMPELLGITDRIYVMNEGRMVSEMPAAEASQEKIMRAIVRGEGKAA; translated from the coding sequence CTGATGACGACGATTTTGGAGATGCGCGACATCACCAAGACGTTCCCCGGCGTGAAGGCGCTGTCGAACGTCAACCTCAGCGTCGAGGAAGGCGAGATCCACGCGGTGGTCGGCGAGAATGGCGCCGGCAAATCGACGCTGATGAAGGTGTTGTCCGGCGTCTATCCCTCCGGCACCTATGACGGCCAGATCATCTTTCAAGGCCAGGAATGCCAGTTCAAGGGCATCCAGGACAGCGAGCACAAGGGCATCGTCATCATCCACCAGGAGCTTGCGCTGGTGCCGATGCTGTCGATCGCCGAAAACATTTTCCTCGGCAACGAGCACGCGAAATTCGGCGTCATCGACTGGGATGCCAACGAGGAGCGCACCAGTGCGCTGTTGAAGAAGGTGGGCCTCAGGGAGGATCCCAAGACACTGATCACCAATATCGGCGTCGGCAAGCAGCAACTGGTCGAAATCGCCAAGGCGCTCAGCAAGGAAGTCAAGCTCCTGATCCTCGACGAGCCGACGGCGTCACTCAGCGAGAAAGACAGCCAGGCGCTGCTCGACCTGCTGCTCGAATTCAAGCGGCAAGGCATGACGTCGATCCTGATCTCGCATAAGCTGAACGAGATTAACCGGGTCGCAGACAAGGTGACCGTCATCCGTGACGGGCGTACCATCGAGACGCTGGCCAAGAAAGATATCAGCGAAGACCGCATCATCACCTCGATGGTCGGCCGCTCGCTCGACGACCGCTATCCGCCACGCGAGCCCAAGATCGGCGAGGTCGTGTTCGAAGTGAAGAACTGGTCGGTCTATCACCCGATCCATGCCGAGCGGCAGGTGATCAAGGGCATCGACATCAACGTGCGCAAGGGCGAGGTGGTCGGCATTGCCGGGCTGATGGGCGCCGGCCGCACCGAATTCGCCATGAGCCTGTTCGGCCGCTCCTATGGCCGCCGCATCAGCGGCGAGGTGCTGCTCAAGGGCAAGCCGATCGATGTCTCATCGGTCAGCAAGGCGGTCCAACACGGCATCGCCTACGTGACGGAGGACCGCAAGACCTACGGTCTCAACCTCATCGACCATATCAAGCACAACATCACGCTGGCCAATCTCGGCGGCGTGTCGCGCCACAGCGTGATCGACGATTTGCGCGAGCTCGCCGTTGCCAACGACTATCGCAAGAAGACCAATATCCGCGCGTCCAGCGTCTATCAGTTGACCGGCAACCTTTCGGGCGGCAACCAGCAGAAGGTGGTGCTGTCGAAATGGCTGTTTGCCGACCCGGAAGTGCTTATCCTCGACGAGCCGACCCGCGGCATCGATGTTGGCGCCAAATACGAAATCTATACGATCATCGCGCGCCTCGCCTCGGAGGGTAAGGCGATCGTGGTCATCTCATCTGAAATGCCGGAACTCCTGGGGATCACCGACCGCATCTACGTCATGAACGAAGGGCGCATGGTCAGCGAAATGCCGGCGGCGGAAGCAAGCCAGGAAAAAATAATGCGCGCCATCGTTCGGGGAGAAGGAAAAGCAGCATGA
- the mmsB gene encoding multiple monosaccharide ABC transporter permease, protein MSTESAPAPQGNVAEEQRPRIAVSALTTNLREYGLIIALIVIMLFFQFTTSGTLFKPVNLSNLVQQNSFIIVMALGMLLVIVSGYIDLSVGSVAGFIGALAANMMVIWQLGPLSNPLVVSIVCLIVGGLIGAAQGYWIAYHRIPSFIVTLAGMLIFRGICQALLGGGSSVGPLPDDFKMLSSGFIPDVIGPLTLIPPTVNAAGKTIMGSGLTLHMTTIVLGLIAVVAYAYFGLRTRRKRERHGYEAEPFPLFVIKTLVASALALFLVYEFASYRGLPVVLLVMGVLISLFVFVTKRMTIGRRIYAMGGNPKAAQLSGINTERLTLLVFINMGVLSALGGLIIAARLGQAVPAAGLGSELDVIAAVFIGGASAMGGVGQVIGAVVGGFIMGVMNNGMSIMGVNVDWQQVVKGLVLLGAVIFDVYNKNKG, encoded by the coding sequence ATGAGCACCGAAAGCGCGCCCGCCCCGCAGGGCAACGTAGCCGAAGAACAGCGTCCACGCATCGCCGTCTCGGCGCTGACGACGAACCTGCGCGAGTACGGTCTAATCATCGCGCTGATCGTCATCATGCTGTTCTTCCAGTTCACCACGTCAGGAACACTGTTCAAGCCGGTGAACCTCAGCAATCTGGTGCAGCAGAACTCCTTCATCATCGTAATGGCACTGGGCATGCTGCTGGTCATTGTTTCCGGCTATATCGACCTCAGCGTCGGATCGGTCGCCGGTTTTATCGGCGCGCTGGCGGCAAACATGATGGTCATCTGGCAACTCGGGCCGCTCAGCAATCCGCTGGTGGTTTCGATCGTCTGCCTGATCGTGGGCGGCCTGATCGGCGCGGCGCAAGGCTATTGGATCGCCTATCACCGGATACCGAGCTTCATCGTCACGCTAGCCGGCATGCTGATCTTCCGTGGCATCTGCCAGGCGCTGCTGGGCGGCGGCTCCTCGGTCGGTCCGCTCCCGGACGACTTCAAAATGCTCAGCTCCGGCTTCATCCCGGACGTGATCGGCCCGCTGACGCTGATCCCGCCAACGGTGAATGCCGCCGGCAAGACCATCATGGGCAGCGGCCTGACGCTGCACATGACAACGATCGTGCTCGGCCTGATCGCCGTGGTGGCCTATGCCTATTTCGGGCTCCGCACCCGGCGCAAGCGCGAGCGCCATGGCTATGAGGCCGAACCCTTCCCCCTGTTCGTCATAAAGACGCTGGTCGCCAGCGCGTTGGCGCTGTTCCTGGTCTATGAGTTCGCCAGCTACAGGGGCCTGCCGGTGGTGCTGCTCGTCATGGGCGTGCTGATCTCGCTGTTCGTCTTCGTCACCAAGCGTATGACCATCGGCCGCCGCATCTACGCGATGGGCGGCAACCCCAAGGCGGCGCAGCTGTCGGGCATCAACACCGAGCGACTGACGCTGCTGGTGTTCATCAATATGGGCGTGCTGTCGGCGCTCGGGGGCCTGATCATCGCGGCGCGCCTCGGGCAGGCCGTGCCGGCGGCGGGTCTGGGCTCGGAGCTCGACGTTATCGCTGCCGTGTTCATCGGCGGCGCCTCGGCGATGGGCGGCGTCGGCCAGGTCATCGGCGCCGTGGTCGGCGGCTTCATCATGGGCGTGATGAACAACGGCATGTCGATCATGGGCGTCAATGTCGACTGGCAGCAGGTGGTCAAGGGCCTGGTGCTGCTCGGCGCCGTGATCTTCGACGTCTACAACAAGAACAAGGGTTGA
- the araD1 gene encoding AraD1 family protein gives MLISQILDDAETIRVVARTGGKTRVINGARSVYSLAMEAARTGVGLIALIERKGYGETVDLDAAYKKGRLLSPINHPDPAHLHLTGTGLTHLGSAATRDSMHKKLSADGEEQLTDSMKMFRMGLEGGKPAKGQTGVQPEWFYKGNGTMAVAPGAALLSPAFAKDAGEEPEVAGIYVIGDDGAPFRIGFTLSNEFSDHVTERVNYLFLAHSKLRNASFGPEILIGDLPADIRGSSRIYRNGAVLWEKPFLSGEANMSHTIANLEHHHFKYSAFRQPGDVHVHMFGTATLSFADGIKTEAGDVFEIEARDFGLPLRNPLEIEQPVKVVVKAL, from the coding sequence ATGCTGATCTCCCAGATCCTCGACGACGCCGAAACCATCCGCGTCGTCGCCCGTACCGGCGGCAAGACCCGGGTCATCAACGGCGCCCGCAGCGTCTATTCGCTGGCGATGGAGGCCGCCCGCACGGGCGTCGGCCTCATCGCGCTGATCGAACGCAAAGGGTATGGCGAAACGGTCGATCTCGACGCCGCCTACAAGAAGGGACGGCTCTTGTCGCCGATCAACCATCCCGACCCGGCGCATCTGCACCTGACCGGAACCGGGCTGACGCATCTCGGCTCGGCCGCGACCCGCGATTCCATGCACAAGAAGCTTAGTGCCGACGGCGAGGAACAGCTGACCGACTCCATGAAGATGTTCCGCATGGGGCTGGAGGGCGGCAAGCCGGCGAAAGGCCAGACCGGCGTGCAGCCGGAATGGTTCTACAAGGGTAACGGCACGATGGCGGTGGCGCCGGGCGCGGCACTGCTGTCACCCGCCTTCGCCAAGGATGCCGGCGAGGAGCCGGAAGTGGCCGGCATCTACGTCATCGGCGATGACGGCGCGCCATTCCGTATCGGCTTCACGCTGTCGAACGAGTTTTCCGATCACGTCACCGAGCGGGTGAACTATCTGTTCCTCGCCCATTCCAAGCTGCGCAATGCCTCGTTCGGCCCGGAGATCCTCATCGGCGACCTGCCTGCCGATATCAGGGGTTCCTCGCGCATTTATCGCAATGGCGCGGTATTGTGGGAAAAGCCGTTCCTGTCAGGCGAGGCGAACATGTCGCACACCATCGCCAATCTCGAACACCATCACTTCAAATACTCGGCCTTCCGCCAACCTGGCGACGTACATGTGCACATGTTTGGCACGGCGACGCTGTCCTTCGCCGACGGCATCAAGACCGAGGCCGGCGACGTCTTCGAGATCGAAGCCAGGGATTTCGGGCTGCCGCTGCGCAATCCGCTTGAAATCGAGCAGCCCGTGAAGGTGGTAGTGAAGGCGCTTTGA